Proteins co-encoded in one Spirosoma endbachense genomic window:
- a CDS encoding class I SAM-dependent methyltransferase, with product MNSVLGIKGYDDVAQKFIEATITIGFTELHQDFLPFIPEVPGYILDLGAGIGRDAFEFSKRGHSVIAVEPTEEFRIAGEKLYHSPAVKWIDDCLPKLSILGHPAMQFDFILASAVWHHLDEAEQTMAMERIASLLRTKGIFALSLRHGPPGVGCHVFPTSSKLAIQDAKHLNLTTLVCIENQPSLMANKENVSWTRLVFQKQKR from the coding sequence ATGAATTCTGTATTGGGGATAAAAGGGTATGATGATGTCGCTCAAAAATTTATTGAAGCCACAATAACCATTGGTTTTACGGAATTGCATCAAGATTTTCTACCGTTTATTCCTGAAGTTCCAGGTTACATCTTGGATCTGGGAGCAGGAATTGGCCGGGATGCCTTTGAATTTTCAAAAAGGGGGCATTCGGTTATCGCTGTTGAGCCTACTGAAGAATTTCGAATTGCTGGAGAGAAATTATACCATTCGCCAGCTGTTAAATGGATTGATGATTGCTTACCGAAACTAAGCATACTTGGCCATCCAGCTATGCAATTTGACTTTATTCTAGCATCAGCTGTGTGGCATCACCTTGATGAAGCAGAGCAGACGATGGCCATGGAAAGAATTGCCTCCTTGTTAAGGACAAAAGGCATTTTCGCTCTTTCCCTTCGGCATGGTCCACCGGGTGTAGGGTGCCACGTTTTTCCCACAAGTAGTAAACTAGCCATACAGGATGCTAAACATCTTAACCTAACAACATTAGTATGCATTGAAAATCAGCCAAGTTTGATGGCAAACAAAGAAAATGTGTCTTGGACAAGACTAGTATTTCAAAAACAGAAGCGCTAG
- a CDS encoding putative quinol monooxygenase: protein MSSNAITTFAKWQVKEGKLETVLALLANLSPQSREENGNLFYNVYQSTTDPNVIVLLEGYTNEVALAEHRNSPYFQKIVIQEIVPLLENREVILTTELKLKDI from the coding sequence ATGAGTTCTAATGCGATTACTACTTTTGCCAAATGGCAGGTTAAAGAAGGTAAGCTTGAAACCGTACTTGCCCTGCTTGCAAATTTGTCTCCCCAGAGCAGGGAAGAAAATGGAAACCTTTTTTATAATGTTTATCAGAGCACTACCGATCCTAATGTGATCGTACTGCTTGAAGGCTATACCAATGAAGTCGCACTCGCCGAGCATCGCAATTCGCCGTATTTTCAGAAGATTGTAATCCAGGAAATCGTTCCGCTGCTCGAAAACAGGGAAGTCATCCTGACTACTGAGTTGAAATTGAAAGACATTTAA
- a CDS encoding GNAT family N-acetyltransferase: MLVEIHKAQLADLEQLQQICVDAYSQNFAHHWHKGGLDWYLDQQFSPGQLRQAIESAETDYYLIFKDKLPVGFCKLGYSKLTEPHELWLELEKIYMLPTEKGSGIGKTVLDMVIQIAEEMGKKELLLYVIDTNQAAIRFYERNGFSLLKKTRMDLPYFKEELKGAWQMMKRL; this comes from the coding sequence ATGTTAGTAGAAATCCATAAAGCACAATTGGCAGATCTTGAGCAACTTCAACAAATTTGTGTTGACGCATATAGTCAAAATTTTGCCCATCATTGGCATAAGGGCGGGCTGGATTGGTACCTTGACCAGCAATTTAGTCCTGGTCAGCTAAGACAAGCCATTGAAAGCGCCGAGACAGATTATTATCTCATTTTTAAAGATAAGCTACCCGTTGGTTTTTGTAAGCTGGGATACAGCAAGCTGACTGAACCGCATGAACTTTGGTTAGAATTGGAAAAAATTTATATGCTGCCCACCGAAAAAGGAAGCGGCATTGGTAAAACCGTTTTGGACATGGTCATCCAAATAGCTGAAGAAATGGGCAAAAAAGAATTGCTACTATACGTGATTGATACGAATCAGGCGGCTATTCGCTTTTATGAGCGAAATGGTTTTTCGTTACTTAAAAAAACGCGTATGGACTTACCTTACTTTAAAGAAGAATTGAAAGGAGCCTGGCAGATGATGAAGCGGTTATAA
- a CDS encoding type 1 glutamine amidotransferase domain-containing protein — MKRKILFMVTSAGIIGPKNRKTGSLLTELAHPYEAFKKQGYDIDIYSVKGGEAPIDLVELDDPVNQAFLNDEGLVKMKNTKSIDNLSIGGYDAVFVPGGLGPVVDMTDNPPVQKILSTFYDSGKVVSAVCHGPVSLGNVKLKDGSYLVKGKNVTGFSAVEEENYAKEDVSFELEDLLKERGANYSAIDPWQAYSITDGRLVTGQNPASAQGVAEKVIAILEA; from the coding sequence TTGGTCCCAAAAATCGTAAAACCGGAAGTTTGCTCACCGAATTGGCTCACCCCTATGAAGCTTTTAAAAAGCAAGGGTATGACATCGACATTTACAGTGTCAAGGGAGGAGAGGCACCAATAGATTTAGTAGAATTAGACGATCCGGTCAATCAGGCATTTCTGAATGATGAGGGACTTGTCAAAATGAAAAATACCAAGAGCATAGACAATTTGTCGATTGGCGGCTATGATGCCGTGTTCGTTCCGGGCGGGTTGGGACCGGTCGTTGATATGACGGACAATCCGCCAGTACAGAAAATCCTGTCAACTTTTTATGATAGTGGCAAAGTGGTGAGTGCGGTATGCCATGGACCCGTGTCCCTGGGCAATGTCAAGCTGAAAGATGGTTCGTATTTGGTCAAGGGCAAAAATGTAACAGGTTTCAGCGCTGTCGAGGAAGAGAACTATGCCAAGGAAGATGTCTCGTTTGAGCTGGAAGACCTATTAAAGGAGCGCGGGGCCAATTATAGTGCCATCGACCCATGGCAGGCTTACAGCATTACCGACGGACGATTAGTTACCGGACAAAATCCGGCTTCCGCTCAGGGCGTAGCCGAAAAGGTGATCGCCATATTGGAAGCCTGA
- a CDS encoding DUF4980 domain-containing protein gives MKSALKYVTLYVLLLCGSGSLQAQERSIKITKRYLNLPVSQTQSRETMQFKVGEKLERSFKIRLAGSKPDYWVFCDMAALQGKTITISYRAMPEGLSKIYQDDQIAGQDSLYQEKNRPQYHFSTRRGWINDPNGMIFYEGEYHLFYQHNPYEREWGNMSWGHAASTDMIHWKELPTALVPDSLGTMFSGSTVIDYANTAGFNQGTIPAMVAFFTVDNPEKQIQCMAYSLDKGRTWTKYAKNPLIDSKAKWNSKDTRDPRVFWYKPGNHWVMVLNERDGHSIYTSKNLREWTYESHVTGFWECPDLFELPIDGDKSKTKWVMYGASTTYMIGSFDGKTFTPESGKHSYTTGTIYAAQTFANMPENDPRRIQIGWGRVQQPGMPFNNMMLLPTELKLRTSKNGLRLSSVPVRETEQLFEPVHEWSSLSAAEANEKLKSFQPLDRFRVKTTIKLSHATSAGLSLFGQRVLDYDLNANLVNGVFYSSETMTSMELTADLYVDRTSIEVFIDGGAYSYSIERKPVSTAKEALQFWGNRIEVKDLKLYTAKSIWK, from the coding sequence ATGAAATCAGCTTTAAAATACGTAACGCTATACGTGTTACTCCTGTGTGGTAGTGGTTCACTTCAGGCGCAAGAGCGATCCATCAAGATCACCAAACGATACCTGAATCTGCCCGTTTCTCAAACGCAAAGCAGGGAAACCATGCAATTTAAGGTAGGTGAGAAACTGGAACGCTCCTTCAAAATAAGGCTGGCTGGCAGCAAACCTGATTACTGGGTGTTTTGTGACATGGCTGCTCTACAAGGGAAAACCATTACCATCAGCTACAGGGCCATGCCAGAAGGATTGAGTAAAATTTATCAGGACGATCAAATTGCCGGTCAGGATTCGCTCTATCAGGAAAAGAATCGTCCGCAATACCACTTTTCCACCCGCCGGGGCTGGATCAACGATCCGAACGGCATGATCTTCTACGAGGGGGAGTATCATCTGTTTTACCAGCACAATCCATACGAACGGGAGTGGGGGAACATGTCCTGGGGGCATGCCGCCAGTACGGATATGATCCATTGGAAAGAATTGCCAACCGCCCTGGTACCCGATAGCCTGGGAACGATGTTTTCGGGGTCAACCGTGATCGATTATGCCAATACGGCTGGCTTTAATCAGGGTACGATACCGGCAATGGTCGCTTTTTTTACCGTCGATAATCCAGAAAAACAAATTCAGTGCATGGCCTATAGTTTGGATAAAGGCCGCACGTGGACAAAATATGCCAAAAACCCGCTGATCGATTCGAAAGCCAAATGGAACAGCAAAGATACCCGCGACCCGCGCGTGTTTTGGTATAAACCCGGCAATCACTGGGTGATGGTGCTAAATGAGCGGGATGGTCATTCGATCTATACGTCAAAAAACCTCAGGGAATGGACGTATGAAAGCCATGTGACGGGTTTCTGGGAATGCCCTGATTTATTCGAGTTGCCCATCGATGGCGATAAAAGCAAGACAAAATGGGTCATGTATGGCGCTTCAACCACGTATATGATCGGCTCTTTCGATGGGAAAACCTTTACTCCCGAATCCGGTAAACACTCGTATACGACCGGCACCATCTATGCGGCCCAGACCTTTGCCAATATGCCGGAAAACGATCCCCGACGCATTCAAATTGGCTGGGGCCGCGTTCAACAACCCGGAATGCCCTTTAACAACATGATGCTGCTGCCAACCGAACTGAAGCTTCGTACGAGCAAAAATGGCCTGCGATTGAGTAGTGTACCGGTTCGGGAAACCGAGCAGCTGTTTGAACCGGTTCATGAATGGTCGTCACTGAGTGCCGCCGAAGCGAATGAGAAGCTGAAATCGTTTCAGCCGTTGGACCGATTTAGAGTAAAGACAACCATTAAACTGTCGCATGCAACCAGTGCGGGCCTTTCTCTTTTCGGCCAGCGGGTGCTGGACTACGATCTGAATGCCAATCTGGTCAATGGAGTTTTCTATTCGTCTGAAACGATGACCAGCATGGAACTGACTGCCGACCTCTATGTTGACCGAACCTCCATAGAGGTGTTCATCGATGGCGGGGCCTATTCGTACTCGATCGAAAGAAAACCGGTTTCGACGGCTAAAGAAGCCCTTCAGTTTTGGGGTAATCGGATTGAGGTTAAGGATCTTAAGCTATATACGGCCAAATCGATCTGGAAATAG
- a CDS encoding glucuronyl esterase domain-containing protein, protein MKRFLLSGLLMAFSFQGTAQQQPANRPTLVAGIPVNYQEDSVGSYILPDLLTCADGQPVTNAKIWTQKRRPELLKLVEEIQFGKMPPRPTEMSFRVFDQATPAFQGKAIRKQVTVYFTRDTSDYKMNLVIYLPKAVKQPAPLLMTISFSAYNQIIDDPGLLVGSIWNREGKKIKADKPGNFGKMNVDQFLEAGIGFATVYYGDIEPDFKEGIRYGIRGKYLKPDQAEPAPTEWGAISAWAWGLSRAMDYFETDKQIDSKRIALQGASRLGKAVLWTGIHDTRFKLVIASISGEGGAALSRRNFGETINHITDSTRYQYQFAANYHTYGNKVNSLPIDGHTLVALMAPRPLLLQTGSTDYWSDPRGEFLSAVAAAPVYKLFGESGPQPTDTPSANDPSLLLNPLGYFMHEGGHTVLPTDWPNLISYMKKYL, encoded by the coding sequence ATGAAAAGATTCCTCCTCTCTGGCCTTTTGATGGCGTTTTCCTTTCAGGGAACCGCCCAGCAACAACCCGCCAATCGACCAACGTTGGTGGCCGGAATTCCCGTCAATTATCAGGAAGACTCGGTGGGCTCCTACATACTCCCTGATTTACTGACGTGTGCCGACGGTCAGCCAGTAACCAATGCCAAAATCTGGACACAAAAACGGCGACCCGAACTGCTTAAACTCGTTGAAGAAATTCAGTTTGGGAAAATGCCCCCTCGCCCAACGGAAATGAGCTTTCGGGTCTTTGATCAGGCAACACCTGCTTTTCAGGGTAAGGCAATTCGGAAACAGGTGACGGTGTATTTTACCCGCGATACATCCGACTATAAGATGAATCTGGTCATCTATCTGCCAAAGGCCGTCAAACAACCCGCTCCATTATTGATGACTATTTCTTTCTCAGCTTACAACCAGATCATTGACGATCCGGGGTTACTGGTTGGTTCGATCTGGAACCGGGAAGGCAAAAAAATAAAGGCCGACAAACCCGGCAACTTTGGCAAAATGAATGTTGACCAATTTTTAGAGGCTGGTATTGGCTTTGCCACAGTCTATTACGGGGATATTGAGCCGGATTTTAAGGAAGGAATTCGCTATGGTATTCGGGGAAAGTATTTAAAGCCTGATCAAGCCGAACCTGCCCCAACCGAATGGGGAGCCATTTCGGCCTGGGCCTGGGGACTTAGTCGGGCTATGGATTACTTCGAAACCGATAAGCAGATTGATTCGAAACGGATTGCTCTCCAGGGCGCTTCCCGTTTAGGTAAAGCGGTCCTTTGGACAGGCATCCATGATACCCGGTTCAAGCTGGTCATTGCCAGTATTTCCGGCGAAGGGGGAGCGGCCTTAAGTCGGCGTAATTTTGGGGAAACGATCAATCATATTACCGATTCCACCCGGTACCAATATCAGTTTGCCGCCAACTATCATACATATGGAAACAAGGTAAATAGTTTACCGATCGATGGCCACACCTTAGTGGCTTTGATGGCCCCCCGACCTTTACTTCTCCAGACGGGCAGCACGGATTACTGGTCAGATCCAAGAGGTGAGTTTTTGTCGGCGGTGGCAGCGGCCCCTGTCTACAAGCTATTCGGAGAAAGCGGTCCGCAACCCACCGACACACCCTCGGCCAACGATCCGTCTTTGCTACTGAATCCCCTGGGTTACTTTATGCACGAGGGTGGTCATACGGTTCTGCCCACCGATTGGCCCAATCTCATTTCCTACATGAAAAAATACCTTTGA
- a CDS encoding XdhC family protein: protein MTARVRSSEFLATIPSSAQDMKEINRILTVYEQIDHLQRKVALATVVYVEGSAYRRPGARMLVTDDGRWEGAISGGCLEGDALRKARQVMLDGKPMVVRYDTMDDDANSLGVGLGCNGIIDVFMEPIDPADPTNPIALLSEFNQHRDRRVIATICRRTPGTGLREGSRFVLTEKQTNAIPTWLQQDMKLVMQVGKPLTSIIPVASGFAEVFIERLDPGIELVIFGAGYDTIPLTRLATEIGWRVTVTEDCIAHLAPKRFPEATCLLYADADAVTDKIAFTDRTAAVLMSHNYNYDLAVLTRLLKTDVPYIGMLGPRKRYEKMKNQWERTGRSFAPTALKRVHSPIGLDLGAETPDEIALSVLGEIKAFFSQRCGGFLTDRPGPIHDRLNAEQNTIFV, encoded by the coding sequence TTGACTGCTCGAGTCCGTTCTAGTGAGTTTCTGGCTACCATTCCATCGAGTGCGCAAGACATGAAAGAAATCAACCGCATACTGACTGTTTATGAGCAAATTGACCATTTACAGCGTAAGGTGGCGCTGGCAACGGTCGTGTACGTAGAAGGGTCAGCCTACCGACGGCCTGGTGCCCGAATGCTGGTCACTGACGATGGCCGCTGGGAAGGGGCCATCAGTGGCGGTTGTCTGGAAGGTGACGCCCTGCGCAAAGCCCGACAGGTCATGCTCGATGGAAAACCAATGGTTGTGCGCTACGATACGATGGACGACGACGCCAACAGTCTGGGCGTAGGACTGGGTTGCAACGGCATCATCGACGTGTTTATGGAGCCGATCGATCCCGCTGATCCAACCAATCCCATTGCTTTGTTAAGCGAATTCAATCAGCATCGCGACCGTCGCGTCATCGCAACGATTTGCCGGAGAACACCGGGTACGGGCTTACGGGAGGGGAGCCGCTTTGTGCTCACCGAGAAACAAACAAATGCGATTCCAACCTGGCTTCAACAGGATATGAAACTGGTCATGCAGGTCGGCAAACCCCTGACATCCATTATTCCGGTAGCCAGTGGTTTCGCTGAGGTCTTTATCGAGCGTCTGGATCCCGGTATCGAGCTGGTGATTTTCGGTGCAGGCTACGATACGATTCCGCTTACCCGGCTGGCCACCGAAATCGGCTGGCGGGTCACGGTAACCGAAGACTGCATTGCTCACTTAGCTCCCAAACGCTTTCCGGAAGCGACCTGTTTGCTCTACGCCGATGCCGATGCCGTGACCGACAAAATTGCCTTCACGGATCGGACAGCCGCCGTGCTGATGTCGCACAACTACAACTACGACCTTGCTGTGTTGACCAGGCTACTGAAAACGGATGTGCCCTATATCGGTATGCTGGGTCCGCGTAAACGGTATGAAAAGATGAAGAACCAGTGGGAGCGAACGGGGCGGTCGTTTGCCCCAACGGCCCTGAAACGGGTTCATTCACCCATTGGTCTGGATCTTGGCGCCGAAACCCCCGATGAGATAGCGCTTTCCGTTCTGGGCGAAATCAAAGCCTTTTTCAGCCAGCGGTGCGGTGGGTTTCTGACCGACAGACCTGGACCCATTCATGACCGCTTAAATGCCGAACAGAACACTATTTTCGTTTAA
- a CDS encoding ELWxxDGT repeat protein: MDKLYRFLICLFIAAYSLPASLVYAQFSPTPTTVYISKLKEINPTGSGVPSRFIEFGGKVYFSANDGINGNELWVTDGTEAGTVLFKNINQGGDSSPNKFTIMNGVLYFSADDGVNGDELWKTDGTPGGTQLVRNINPAGAHAYPSYLVANGSMLFFFANNGTNGRELWKTDGTANGTRMVKEINPTGQVGDFPSPVLLNGKLYFAAKEAEGNIEFWVSDGTEVGTKRVKEINPTGSAFAGFPAEIQVCNGLVYFVADDGVHGQELWKSDGSSAGTTLVKDIWTSGEPNPDSPKFLTTVGTTLFFTARNSFYGTEIWKSDGTSTGTVQVRNINPNGSSSPYGLVSFQNQLFFGAFDSDAIALWKSDGTSTGTQKVSTVEPVFITVAGNYLYFDHSGPWRSDGTSEGTRQLGPLANLGYDSNQFIKLGTKVLFSAKNTNSGGSDYELYKISPCTACPIGSREGISEESPTELTLTLLHNPTPDAVRVEVSGANGQPLSLQLVTLLGQPIDSKSIENAQALERHQFDIRSLPNGILLLRAISRDRSQTIRVSKTD; the protein is encoded by the coding sequence ATGGATAAACTTTATCGATTCCTGATCTGTCTGTTTATAGCAGCCTATAGCCTGCCTGCTAGTCTAGTCTATGCTCAATTTTCACCAACGCCTACCACCGTTTATATCTCGAAGCTTAAAGAGATCAATCCAACGGGAAGCGGTGTGCCCAGCCGCTTCATTGAATTCGGAGGAAAGGTCTATTTTTCAGCCAATGACGGTATAAACGGTAACGAACTCTGGGTAACCGATGGTACGGAAGCCGGTACGGTTCTGTTCAAGAACATTAACCAAGGCGGGGACTCCAGTCCGAATAAGTTTACGATCATGAATGGAGTCCTGTACTTCTCGGCCGATGATGGAGTCAATGGCGATGAGTTATGGAAGACTGACGGTACCCCCGGTGGTACCCAACTGGTTCGCAACATCAATCCGGCGGGTGCCCATGCCTATCCATCTTACCTGGTAGCGAATGGCTCGATGCTTTTCTTTTTCGCCAATAACGGAACCAACGGTCGGGAATTATGGAAAACCGATGGGACTGCCAACGGCACGCGAATGGTCAAAGAGATCAACCCAACGGGTCAGGTGGGCGATTTCCCTTCGCCCGTTCTGTTAAACGGCAAATTATATTTTGCCGCCAAGGAAGCAGAGGGTAATATTGAATTTTGGGTTTCAGACGGCACCGAGGTCGGTACAAAACGGGTCAAAGAGATTAACCCAACAGGCAGTGCTTTCGCGGGTTTCCCGGCTGAAATTCAGGTATGCAATGGCCTGGTCTACTTTGTCGCCGACGATGGTGTCCATGGTCAGGAGCTCTGGAAGTCGGATGGAAGCAGCGCCGGTACAACCCTGGTAAAAGATATATGGACCAGTGGGGAGCCTAATCCAGATTCGCCGAAGTTCCTAACGACGGTGGGCACTACCCTCTTTTTCACTGCCAGAAACTCATTCTACGGAACTGAAATCTGGAAGTCAGATGGAACCAGCACGGGTACGGTGCAGGTGCGGAACATCAATCCAAATGGAAGTTCGAGTCCGTATGGTTTGGTATCGTTTCAAAATCAACTTTTCTTCGGTGCTTTCGATAGCGATGCGATAGCCCTTTGGAAATCCGATGGGACATCTACCGGCACGCAGAAAGTAAGCACCGTAGAACCGGTATTTATTACGGTTGCTGGCAACTATTTGTACTTTGACCATAGCGGTCCCTGGCGGTCGGACGGCACAAGCGAAGGAACCAGGCAATTAGGCCCCCTGGCCAATCTGGGTTACGACTCCAATCAATTTATCAAGTTGGGCACTAAAGTTCTTTTTTCGGCGAAGAATACGAACTCAGGCGGCTCTGACTACGAATTATATAAAATTTCACCCTGTACCGCCTGCCCAATCGGTAGCCGGGAGGGTATAAGTGAGGAGTCTCCTACAGAGTTGACGTTGACGCTATTGCACAACCCGACACCAGATGCAGTTCGAGTAGAAGTGAGCGGGGCAAATGGCCAACCGCTTTCGCTGCAATTGGTTACTTTGTTAGGTCAGCCTATTGATTCAAAAAGCATTGAAAACGCCCAGGCGCTCGAACGGCATCAGTTTGATATACGAAGCCTACCGAATGGTATTTTACTGTTGCGGGCCATCAGCAGAGATCGTTCCCAGACCATACGGGTCAGCAAGACTGACTGA
- a CDS encoding glycoside hydrolase family 43 protein, whose protein sequence is MKSILIYSILLFAALQASAQAKREIFFADVTIYVEGSKYYLTGSKGGGGGPQGFAFLESKDLKTWAVPAKSNDSLGMILTKGDHTFGTKGFWAPQIVKDKGTYYITYTADEQTVLAESKSLLGPYRQKEVGPIDGSEKNIDSYIFKDTDGTYYLYCVRFNKGNYLHVAEFDMKSGKIKPETLKRCFDQTEPWEATPNYKSAPIMEGPTVIKLKNKYYLFYSANHFQNIDYAIGYAVADSPYGPWEKYKNNPIVHRSIVGENGSGHGDLFEGVDKQLYYVYHIHNSSDKVSPRRTRIVPVVKQWDEKAGVYTFSVKGNEVIVPVMAEQ, encoded by the coding sequence ATGAAATCAATTCTTATTTATTCGATCCTTTTATTCGCTGCACTACAGGCATCAGCACAGGCAAAGCGAGAGATTTTTTTTGCAGATGTAACCATATATGTTGAGGGGAGCAAATATTACCTTACCGGGTCAAAAGGCGGGGGCGGTGGTCCGCAGGGATTTGCCTTTTTAGAATCAAAGGACCTGAAAACATGGGCAGTGCCTGCTAAATCAAACGATTCGCTGGGGATGATCCTTACCAAGGGCGACCACACATTCGGCACCAAGGGCTTCTGGGCACCACAAATTGTCAAAGATAAGGGCACCTATTATATTACCTATACGGCCGATGAACAAACCGTATTGGCTGAGTCAAAATCGTTATTGGGTCCATACCGGCAAAAAGAAGTTGGACCAATTGATGGGTCTGAGAAAAATATCGATTCCTATATTTTCAAGGATACCGATGGTACATATTACCTCTACTGTGTCCGTTTTAATAAAGGCAATTATCTGCATGTCGCCGAGTTTGACATGAAAAGCGGAAAGATAAAACCCGAAACACTGAAACGATGTTTTGACCAGACAGAGCCTTGGGAGGCAACGCCTAATTATAAATCAGCACCCATTATGGAAGGCCCTACCGTTATAAAATTAAAAAATAAATATTACCTGTTTTATTCGGCCAACCATTTCCAGAACATCGATTATGCTATTGGCTATGCCGTAGCCGATTCGCCATACGGGCCTTGGGAAAAATATAAAAATAACCCTATCGTTCACCGTTCTATCGTTGGTGAGAACGGGTCAGGACATGGTGACCTGTTTGAAGGGGTAGACAAACAATTGTATTACGTCTACCACATTCACAACTCATCAGACAAAGTAAGCCCACGCAGGACACGCATCGTGCCGGTAGTAAAACAATGGGATGAAAAAGCCGGTGTTTACACCTTTAGTGTAAAAGGGAACGAGGTAATTGTACCGGTAATGGCCGAACAATAA